The Nitrospira sp. genome contains a region encoding:
- a CDS encoding DEAD/DEAH box helicase family protein, translating to MVNRHVNAIAGRLSLRPPQRASLEILDRVTEIVPPKKNTDLTSALAAIRSEFATVTEFEREFPSLCFALATGVGKTRLMGAFISYLHLAHGINHFFVLAPNLTIYNKLIADFTPNTAKYVFTGIAEFATEPPTIITGDNYESGVAARLTSLPGFGQEVHINIFNISKINSEVRGGKAPRIKRLSEYIGQSYFEYLAGLDDLVLLMDESHRYRASAGVRAINELKPVLGLELTATPFVESSKGPVQFKNVIYDYPLAQAMVDGFVKEPAVVTQKNFNSSQFNATQLEQIKLEDGIHLHENTKVELETYARETGQRMVKPFILIIARDTTHAGQLMQQFKSLFEGRYKDKVIQVDSSKTGLEEDEMVQRLLAVESADETTEIVIHVNMLKEGWDVTNLYTIVPLRAANARTLIEQSIGRGLRLPYGKRTGVSTVDRLNIVAHDRFQEIVDEANKPDSVIRLAKVELDPANDLQKMRTVVATSKIEEQLHGASLSGALPGAPSAPAIFSGEVERGIAQVAYKEIQKYETLPSSQDLLKPEIQAKIVEEVKRQLSPNQQALPGMTLTPNIAALVEKTAQLVVQQTIDIPRILVVPKGDVTTGFHAFTLDCSSIHYQPVERDLLIQHLRTHEQETLSFGGRMQPEQRLDDYLVRGLVDFDDISYDEHSNLLYDLAGQLVKHLRSYLKAEDDVRNVLIYHQKQLAAFVHAQMQANQWEKATGYDVVVSKGFTELKPSAYTAKDGEPVQDFHQTVVNPSRISQMLFGGFQRGLYSVQKFDSDTERRLAVILDRDSQKWFRPASGQFQISYKHGVSQHDYQPDFVAETTDRIYMLEPKAKNEMASAEVLAKKDAAVLWCSRASTHSVSNNGKPWEYVLIPHDVIAENMTLAGLVRQFGVA from the coding sequence ATCGTGAACCGCCACGTCAATGCTATCGCGGGGCGTCTTAGCTTGCGACCTCCGCAGCGAGCGTCACTTGAGATCCTCGACCGTGTTACGGAGATTGTCCCACCCAAAAAAAACACAGATTTGACTAGCGCTCTCGCGGCAATCAGGAGCGAATTTGCGACTGTTACCGAGTTCGAACGTGAGTTTCCTTCGCTCTGTTTTGCCCTAGCTACTGGTGTAGGCAAGACTCGTCTCATGGGCGCTTTTATCAGCTACTTGCATCTTGCACATGGCATCAACCACTTCTTTGTACTGGCCCCTAACTTGACGATCTACAACAAACTCATTGCTGATTTTACGCCAAACACGGCGAAGTACGTCTTCACTGGGATTGCCGAGTTTGCGACCGAGCCTCCGACGATTATCACAGGGGATAACTACGAGTCGGGAGTGGCGGCTCGTCTGACTTCTTTGCCAGGATTCGGCCAAGAGGTACACATTAACATCTTTAATATCTCGAAGATCAACTCGGAAGTCCGAGGCGGAAAAGCGCCGCGGATCAAACGCCTGTCCGAATACATCGGCCAGAGTTATTTCGAGTATCTGGCTGGTCTCGACGATCTGGTCCTGCTCATGGATGAGTCTCACCGCTATCGAGCATCGGCCGGTGTTCGGGCCATCAACGAATTGAAGCCAGTTCTGGGGCTGGAACTCACGGCGACTCCTTTTGTGGAATCATCAAAAGGGCCGGTGCAATTCAAGAATGTCATATACGATTACCCTTTGGCCCAAGCGATGGTAGACGGCTTTGTTAAAGAACCGGCTGTGGTGACGCAGAAGAATTTTAACTCGAGTCAGTTCAATGCCACGCAGCTAGAACAAATTAAGCTAGAGGATGGTATCCATCTTCATGAGAACACCAAGGTTGAGCTGGAAACGTACGCAAGGGAAACAGGGCAGCGGATGGTGAAGCCCTTCATACTGATCATCGCCCGCGACACAACTCATGCCGGGCAGTTGATGCAGCAGTTCAAATCCCTTTTTGAGGGTCGGTACAAGGACAAGGTCATTCAGGTGGATTCCAGTAAGACCGGTCTGGAAGAGGACGAGATGGTTCAACGTCTCCTGGCCGTGGAGAGCGCGGATGAGACGACCGAGATTGTGATTCACGTAAATATGCTGAAAGAAGGTTGGGACGTGACGAATCTCTATACCATCGTTCCGCTCAGAGCCGCGAACGCACGCACACTGATCGAACAATCCATCGGCCGTGGCCTTCGGCTTCCCTACGGGAAGCGCACCGGCGTGAGTACGGTTGATCGGTTGAACATTGTGGCCCATGACCGTTTTCAGGAAATTGTTGATGAGGCCAATAAGCCGGACTCCGTGATCCGATTGGCAAAGGTGGAACTCGACCCGGCCAACGATCTCCAGAAAATGCGAACAGTGGTTGCAACGTCAAAGATTGAAGAACAGTTGCACGGAGCTTCCCTCAGCGGGGCACTCCCAGGAGCTCCTTCAGCTCCTGCCATTTTTTCTGGCGAAGTGGAGCGTGGTATTGCGCAGGTCGCGTACAAGGAAATCCAGAAGTACGAGACCCTTCCATCCTCGCAGGACCTTCTCAAGCCGGAGATTCAGGCCAAGATTGTCGAAGAGGTCAAGAGGCAGCTGTCTCCGAATCAGCAGGCCCTACCTGGCATGACCTTGACCCCAAACATTGCCGCTCTGGTGGAAAAGACGGCTCAACTTGTCGTGCAACAGACGATCGATATCCCGCGCATTCTGGTAGTGCCCAAAGGCGACGTGACCACGGGCTTCCACGCTTTTACCCTCGACTGTTCTAGCATTCATTATCAGCCCGTTGAACGGGATCTCCTCATCCAACACCTTCGGACCCACGAGCAGGAGACCTTAAGCTTTGGCGGACGAATGCAGCCAGAGCAACGGCTTGACGATTATCTGGTCAGAGGTCTCGTTGATTTCGATGACATCTCTTACGATGAGCACTCCAACTTACTCTATGACCTCGCGGGTCAGTTAGTGAAGCACCTGCGTTCGTATTTGAAAGCAGAAGATGATGTCAGAAATGTTTTGATCTATCACCAAAAGCAATTAGCGGCATTCGTGCATGCGCAAATGCAGGCGAACCAGTGGGAAAAGGCTACTGGTTACGATGTGGTAGTAAGTAAGGGATTCACCGAACTGAAGCCCAGTGCATACACGGCCAAAGATGGCGAGCCAGTTCAAGATTTCCATCAGACCGTCGTGAATCCTTCCCGAATCTCACAGATGCTCTTTGGTGGATTCCAGCGCGGACTGTACTCTGTCCAGAAGTTCGATTCCGACACCGAGCGACGCCTGGCCGTGATCCTCGACCGAGACTCACAAAAGTGGTTCAGGCCAGCCTCAGGGCAATTCCAGATTTCGTACAAGCACGGTGTTTCGCAGCATGACTATCAACCTGACTTCGTGGCGGAGACGACAGATCGTATCTACATGCTTGAACCCAAAGCCAAGAACGAGATGGCTTCGGCTGAAGTCCTGGCCAAGAAAGACGCCGCCGTTCTGTGGTGTTCACGCGCCTCGACTCACTCCGTCAGCAACAACGGTAAGCCATGGGAATATGTCCTCATTCCCCATGATGTGATTGCGGAGAATATGACACTAGCAGGGCTAGTCAGGCAGTTTGGAGTCGCTTAG
- a CDS encoding DUF2188 domain-containing protein: MDNLPRYTLSHDDRNDDWTLTNDATGKTRRRFETKEEATQGGVLEDALGSCGGSVKIQKLNGLYQEERTFPRSRDPRSSKG, encoded by the coding sequence ATGGATAATCTTCCACGCTATACCCTCTCTCACGATGATCGGAATGACGACTGGACACTCACGAATGATGCGACGGGAAAGACGCGCAGGCGTTTCGAAACTAAAGAGGAAGCCACCCAAGGAGGGGTGCTGGAAGATGCCCTCGGAAGTTGCGGTGGATCAGTGAAGATCCAAAAACTGAACGGACTTTATCAGGAAGAGCGCACTTTCCCCAGAAGCAGAGATCCTCGCTCGTCGAAGGGTTAA
- a CDS encoding helix-turn-helix transcriptional regulator, translating into MVTAKRGAHKLRETAKEIGISPATLMRIEGGRIPDVATFGKVCHWLSVDPGEFLGFDAKAPQSSECVTISAHFKGESTPDPDTANALGKMILFAMKMQPQSSTDLDHGDI; encoded by the coding sequence ATGGTGACGGCGAAGCGGGGGGCTCATAAGTTGCGGGAAACAGCGAAGGAAATTGGAATATCTCCGGCTACCTTGATGCGTATTGAAGGAGGGCGAATACCAGATGTGGCAACGTTTGGGAAGGTCTGCCATTGGTTGAGTGTTGATCCCGGTGAATTTCTCGGTTTCGACGCGAAGGCACCTCAATCGTCGGAATGTGTGACGATATCCGCCCACTTTAAGGGAGAATCGACTCCTGACCCTGATACCGCGAACGCACTTGGAAAAATGATTCTGTTCGCCATGAAGATGCAACCGCAATCCTCTACCGACCTTGACCATGGCGACATTTGA
- a CDS encoding ImmA/IrrE family metallo-endopeptidase: MTPDDIPDLPNEVLVQLGRKDPFGWHAVSLILPDGRALLIYNPRKSAGRRASDIAHELAHLIQEHKPSTVILSQDGSFAMRTFDQKQEDEANWLAWSLLLPREALVRTMRQGMSIETTANMYGVSTQLVNYRLSVTGVSVQLARMRRK, encoded by the coding sequence ATGACGCCCGATGACATCCCTGACTTACCCAATGAAGTCCTTGTCCAGTTGGGACGAAAGGATCCATTTGGTTGGCATGCTGTTAGTCTTATCCTCCCTGATGGGAGGGCATTGTTAATCTATAACCCAAGAAAATCGGCTGGCAGAAGGGCAAGCGACATCGCCCACGAGCTTGCTCATCTTATCCAAGAACATAAACCAAGCACGGTCATCCTTTCGCAGGATGGAAGTTTTGCGATGCGCACGTTCGATCAGAAGCAAGAAGACGAGGCGAATTGGCTTGCCTGGAGCTTGCTATTACCCCGAGAGGCATTAGTCCGCACCATGCGACAGGGCATGTCGATTGAAACAACTGCGAACATGTATGGGGTATCGACACAGCTCGTCAATTACCGACTGAGCGTTACCGGCGTGTCCGTTCAATTGGCGAGGATGCGAAGAAAGTGA
- a CDS encoding type IV secretion system DNA-binding domain-containing protein, translating into MTNNLRLGNEMSIVKRPKPVIADALRVVRPDRIPVWKGIPLDLSHAQRPFEYIFKDTNREVSLTGEGLGQLYVCFGAPGTGKSYFMLGLLKQLAAPAWEQPWGGLLLDPKQTLVGEARNVIPKDRLHVIAPNQDRGINLLASHLGPRDLGVALALAAQSAGVSAKDPYWLNELKRLFGAGFALLDLTGRPLTLASLANLFLGTELVGNKRVTPLQRDLERAQPASTDEIHRRRLDRALSELAQFATARSDNVETVRSFISQVLSPFLDPDLDYVSDNANQVSLADLILRDGKWVLLAVPRSALSVSRMISSLAKTLFQRAILERLTLYQDNDRRVFLFVDEYAELASDLPGDGFGDSIFFSQMRQFRVLAVIATQGTPMLENSGVKEAWKTILSNSAGKLFFRVADPDTADLASKLLGEGDLIVNDSGVSNSLEGGSVQKGQKLDRRTVLTSDLFLTGLERGHLVFLGTTDGLSRAEVRYVRVT; encoded by the coding sequence ATGACCAACAATCTTCGCTTGGGCAATGAAATGTCGATTGTTAAACGTCCTAAACCCGTGATTGCCGACGCTCTGCGAGTCGTACGACCGGACCGTATACCTGTTTGGAAGGGTATCCCGCTGGATCTTTCGCACGCTCAACGACCGTTCGAGTATATCTTCAAAGATACAAACCGCGAGGTTAGTCTCACCGGCGAAGGATTAGGTCAACTTTACGTGTGCTTTGGGGCACCCGGGACCGGGAAGTCGTATTTTATGCTGGGCTTGCTTAAACAGCTAGCCGCTCCAGCTTGGGAGCAGCCTTGGGGTGGCCTTCTGTTGGATCCAAAACAGACCTTGGTTGGCGAGGCTCGTAATGTCATCCCTAAGGATAGGCTTCATGTTATTGCACCGAATCAAGATCGAGGCATCAACTTGCTCGCTAGTCATTTGGGACCCAGGGACCTCGGGGTTGCGCTTGCCCTAGCTGCTCAATCGGCTGGCGTATCAGCGAAAGATCCTTATTGGCTCAATGAGCTGAAACGGCTCTTTGGCGCCGGCTTTGCTTTGCTGGACCTTACTGGACGCCCACTTACACTAGCGTCACTTGCGAACCTGTTTCTCGGTACTGAACTTGTGGGGAACAAACGCGTGACACCGCTGCAACGCGATCTTGAACGCGCCCAACCGGCGAGCACCGACGAAATACACCGGCGCCGTCTGGACCGTGCGCTTTCAGAGCTCGCCCAGTTCGCTACGGCACGCAGTGATAACGTCGAGACTGTCCGTTCGTTTATCAGCCAGGTCCTTTCTCCATTCCTAGATCCTGACCTCGATTACGTGTCGGACAACGCTAACCAGGTGTCTCTCGCCGACCTGATTCTGCGGGACGGTAAATGGGTACTTCTAGCAGTGCCGAGAAGCGCACTAAGCGTTTCACGTATGATCTCATCACTAGCCAAGACCCTTTTCCAGCGCGCAATACTAGAACGTCTCACGCTCTATCAGGATAACGATCGGCGTGTGTTCCTCTTTGTAGACGAATACGCGGAACTGGCGAGTGATTTACCAGGCGACGGGTTTGGCGATTCGATCTTTTTCAGTCAGATGCGACAGTTTCGGGTACTCGCCGTAATCGCTACTCAAGGCACGCCAATGCTGGAGAATTCAGGAGTCAAAGAAGCCTGGAAGACAATCCTTTCTAACTCGGCCGGTAAGCTCTTCTTTCGTGTAGCTGATCCGGACACGGCCGATCTCGCGTCGAAGCTACTCGGTGAAGGCGACCTGATCGTCAATGATAGTGGGGTGTCCAATTCGTTGGAGGGAGGCAGCGTTCAGAAGGGCCAAAAGCTTGACAGGCGTACAGTCCTAACAAGCGATCTATTCCTCACCGGATTGGAGAGGGGGCACTTGGTATTTCTCGGCACCACGGACGGCCTGAGTCGAGCCGAAGTGCGGTACGTAAGAGTGACCTGA
- a CDS encoding DUF4190 domain-containing protein has product MTCPACTSQVANDAVKCQNCGFPFGGKEISVPKPPDIQSYVNVQPPARNSSLAVASMSLGILSWLGPSLLMSIPAIITGHMAKREIRSSNGAIHGEGMAMTGLIAGYVNAALSVLFLGWWMQMVSNILSLY; this is encoded by the coding sequence ATGACCTGTCCAGCATGTACGAGTCAGGTGGCCAACGATGCTGTCAAATGCCAAAACTGCGGATTTCCATTTGGAGGCAAAGAAATATCTGTTCCGAAGCCTCCCGATATCCAATCTTATGTAAATGTCCAACCGCCAGCCAGAAACAGTTCGCTAGCTGTTGCGAGCATGTCACTTGGGATCTTGTCGTGGCTCGGTCCATCATTGTTGATGAGCATTCCCGCGATTATCACAGGGCATATGGCCAAACGTGAAATCCGCAGCTCGAACGGAGCCATTCACGGCGAGGGAATGGCGATGACAGGTCTAATCGCCGGGTATGTCAACGCTGCCCTCTCCGTGCTGTTTTTGGGGTGGTGGATGCAAATGGTAAGCAACATTTTATCACTATATTGA
- a CDS encoding radical SAM protein, whose translation MFEKLSAPLMSTIDITDHCNLTCSYCYAHNGNSVFMARDLVVDTAKQLHGRGVWQIVLGGGEPFLHPEIIPILTELLGAGITLGVITNGTTLGTTVLNKIQGLFSKFPNQLHIQVSIDSVKPEINDRLRGLGHKALLAANELAKRSVSVSTGTVLHKYNVAETHLIIEYFYPHIKKFHYMNLMPSYLVKMTKEDLFPAPEELAGAYSRLRSCQQKYPDTIITFPDLQAIISDKQSPSLSCVGCTAGITRMDINARGDLLACNIADGSRFGNLSDGSIWEAWDSVFVDSLRASNEALCMNGGLIQINTLKTR comes from the coding sequence ATGTTTGAAAAGCTATCCGCTCCTCTGATGTCAACAATCGACATCACTGATCATTGCAACCTCACATGCAGTTACTGCTACGCTCATAATGGGAATAGCGTTTTTATGGCACGGGACCTAGTGGTCGATACAGCCAAACAGTTGCATGGACGCGGTGTCTGGCAAATTGTGCTCGGTGGTGGTGAACCTTTTCTGCATCCGGAAATTATTCCTATCCTCACCGAGCTGTTAGGTGCTGGGATTACTCTCGGTGTCATAACTAATGGTACAACGCTTGGCACAACGGTACTCAACAAGATTCAAGGTCTTTTCTCTAAGTTCCCAAACCAATTACATATACAAGTGTCCATAGACAGTGTTAAACCTGAAATCAACGATCGGCTGAGGGGACTTGGACATAAGGCACTTCTAGCCGCGAATGAGTTGGCTAAACGAAGTGTGAGCGTCAGCACAGGAACGGTCTTACACAAGTACAACGTAGCCGAAACTCACCTAATAATTGAATACTTCTATCCCCATATCAAAAAATTCCACTACATGAACCTCATGCCTTCTTATTTAGTTAAAATGACGAAAGAAGATTTATTTCCTGCGCCGGAGGAGCTGGCAGGCGCCTACTCCAGGCTACGAAGCTGCCAACAGAAGTATCCAGATACCATCATTACATTTCCAGATCTCCAAGCCATCATATCCGACAAACAATCTCCTTCACTTTCGTGTGTTGGATGTACCGCAGGGATCACTCGCATGGATATCAATGCACGGGGAGATCTATTGGCATGCAATATCGCGGATGGTAGCCGTTTTGGCAACCTTAGCGATGGATCAATTTGGGAAGCATGGGACTCCGTGTTCGTTGATAGTCTTAGAGCTAGCAATGAAGCGTTATGTATGAATGGCGGTCTTATCCAGATAAACACATTGAAAACGAGATAA